From Girardinichthys multiradiatus isolate DD_20200921_A chromosome 13, DD_fGirMul_XY1, whole genome shotgun sequence:
tgtgtacatttcaatattttgagcaaaactgtgctcttaccctgctaattgaaccttcacactctgctcttactggtgcaatatgcaatcaatgaaaactggctaccaggctggtccaatttagccatgaaacctcccacactaaaatgacaggagcTTCAGTtgcattgtccaacccctgtatgtaaacATGTATTGTTATTGCCCATTATTTTCACAATTTTAGctctgaaataaacaaaataaatattttttttcacaagtTTTCTATTATCATGTCAGCTCGGTAGGGAATAGACAGTATACAGTGTTATGCCGTGTCAGCAGAACACAGGGGGTAGCGTGTATTACAGCTGGCTAATGGTACTGGAATTGCTATCTGATTACATTCCTATTCAGACCTAAGCTAAATGgctatttaagtttttttaaatcatctttaGTTGAAAACCTCTTGTACTCTAAGTAGACTGGTCAAATCTAAAATGAATTATTCCTCAAGCaaccaacataaaaaataaaaaaaaatttagatGAATGAATCCTTGATTTTAATTGTGAAAGCACAAAAAAGGAGTCTCTTttctaaattaattttaatatctCTTTTCTGCTCGTATAAGGCACAGGAGGAGAGGCTCCCTCAGGGACCGTTTAACCAAGAACCAGTGAAAGTTTTATACTGGTCCTTCCCTATAAGCTTGCCTGGAAGTGGGCCCTTGTATGAAATTCCTCTTAGGGCCTCATAGAATCTTGCACTGGCCCTGCATTTAGTAACCATCCAGCTAATTGATGCCGCTCGCATGCTTGCATGCTGTGTGGGCGCAGCCTTGCTTGAAATTGTATGTTCTTGGTTCCCACAAGCACCTCATCCCACGTGGCTGTGGCAGATCCTGtaccagtttttcttttctgttgttgAGAAAAGGAACATAACTTCCCAAGACTTGATCAAGACTGGTAGAGTGTAGAACATGAGACAAAAAGTACACCATAAACATAAAATGCCAgaaattttaaatttaagttCAAGCATAAAAAGAGttgaaataataaattaaagtgGCTGAAGAGATTACATATTTATAGGCCTTTTAGTATAGTACCTTCAGCTACTGAGTAAATAGTTGCATTTGGTAAACATTTGGATTTATAGATGAAGATTTTGGACAATCAGGTTAATCCCATAAAATTGATAACTTGGCTTGTAGATCCAGCGCTGGTTTAGTTAACGGGAAAGGTCGTCTTACGCACGGCTTTTTTCCTCGCCGTGACGCACGCATACACATTTACGCACGGACCCGTTGTTGAGTTTCCTCTAACCTGAGACAGCGAGCGGAGGATTTATTCTGTTCGTCCCGCTGCACgaagacaaatggaaaaaaacccGAAATGACCGAAAAATGACTGGATGCTCGGAGATGTTCATTTTTCCCCTCTCTGACACCGTAGTTTTAtaatgaaaaggttttaaatagtGTAGTGCGTTGAGCTATTTTTAAAGTAGTTGTTAAACATGCTACAGTATGAAAAAAGCTGAATGTGCTCAATAATATATGGGAAGGTATTGCGGATTTAATTGCGGTCACTAATTTTACCGCATATCTTCTTCCTTAAATGAACagcaaagagagagagagagagagagagagagagagacactcACCAGTTGAAGATGGTCTCGGTCTGTTTCGGAAGTGGACTGAAACCCTCCTCACTTCTGAGTCCCTCCTCTCTCCCACTAATGTCCTCACTGTCTGTCTCCGTCACGGCACGTAGCGGCTCGCAGCCATCGCGGTCCAATGGGGAGGGAAACATGAATCCTTCATCTAGGAACTACAAACTGAGTGGAAGCTCAGCTCATGGGAAGCACTCCTCTAGGTCTGTATGTTTGAGGAGGGGTGGAGGTAAGAGGGAGGATTACCATCGTCTCTCGCCTTCCTGTTGTTTCCCTCTTTGCTGCATCAAACACTCCAGGAAAAATGTGCGTCCCAAGGACTATGGTATGACTCGAGTATGCAGGTCCTCCACTTATAAACATCTAAACGGCAGGCAGAACTTAGAACTGAGGAGAAATATGCAACTTGAGTGTTCGACATTTTTGTAGCTGGAGTTTGTTCACCACGGAGTTTCCAGTTCTCCAGTCCAGTTGTTGCCTAATTTAAAGTATAAATGCAAAAGATCACCAAGAACTTATGACTGATTTTTCGAAGTTGGTCAGTCAGGCTTTTATATGGAACCTGCTAAAACTAGAAAGAGAAAGCAAGGGGAAGAAAggtaggaaaaaagaaaatttgaaagTAGGACAAATTGGGGACAAACATGGATGAATAGAAAAAGGCATGGATGTAGAGGAAATACATGTATGGGATTGATGAAACGACTGAAACACAGttcaatgaatggatggatggaccatgaatggaaggacagatggagTGATCAATGAATGGTTAGAGAATAAAACATAGATGGttgataaataaaatggatCGAAAAATGAATGAACAACCGactgttggatggatggataatgaaGAATGGATGATGAATAATGCTGAAAAAATGTATAGAAATATAGATCATTAAAACAATAATCACTGGAATAGATGGGTGGCCAAATGAATGAATGGTGAAAAATGGATGGAAGAATGGGTATATGGTTGACAAAATGGATTTATGATGAATGGAAGAATAGATGAGTGGGTGGACAAACATGGATTTAGAGAATGGGACACAGAATAAAGTCTGGGAACACCACTTTTCACCCTTAACCAGATCtggaaactaaaataaaactgaacagtTCTTCAGACTGCATAAAAATCCCATAAATCTACCATTAAGGTTACTTGTTTACGTTTTTCCAAGGTTCTTCTCAGgaaaatttatatttcataaGAAGCTATCCAGACTAATCCATAATTCAGAAACGTCTGACAGCGGGACAAGGGAGGGTGGGTCAAAGGCTGGAAAGGGGCGCTCAGGGGAACCCAGTCACACCATCAGGCTGTGATAAAAACACTCTGTGACCAGAAGATGAGGAGCTTGTTGCCAGGCAAGCCTAAGGAGCAGCAACCACTGGAGGGGAGGGGTCGACGCTTGAAACACGCCACACTGCTCTCGACAGCTCCATGCAGATCAGGACAGATCGTGCCGGTTTCCaaagtaaaaagtaaacaaaatcaTGACAAGTGGAACTTTTTTTATtgaacaaaataattcaaagcCCCAAAAAAACCAATAGAAAAAAACCAAACCCCAACAGAAAACTTCCAACAGTTCTCCAGCTCTCTGACCAAAATGTCTCAACACTGGTGCCTGCACAACTTGAGGTCAATGTCCAGAAAAGACtagatacaaagaaaaaaaaaaaaaaactccacatGCAGATGTGCACCTATATTAAgctatatttaaaacaaaacttaaaaccaCATCCAGTGcattcactttttaaatgtCTAAAATCCTTTGTGTAAGACATGCAATTACACTAAAACCTCAAACAGTGAACAGTGCATAAACTGAGCAGTGAACAACAGGCTGTAAACAAAGCGCCTTAGTTTTGAAAAACTCTCATTTTGCCACCCTTTTATCCGACCAACATTAGTTGATTAACAAGTAAATTCAAAGTTAAATTGATGCTGTGATTGTCCTCGTCTGTGAACTCCTGGAAGCACATGACAAACATTTAGAccaatgaccaaaacaaaaaggaCTAATAGTGATGTGGTGCGAGTCCAAGGCTGGCTTTCATCTACTACAGTGACACCCAGTGAAATAAAAAGGGAGCGCAAAATACCAGAGTGCCTAAAATTGATGACAGTGcccttatgttgtagcaaagtTAAGATCTTAATCAGAGGAGCATTAGACCTGAAGAAAAATCTAGTATAGAGAACAGATTgttacaatgtacaaatatataCGCCCACTTCTTCCTATGTACAGGGAGCCCTTAAAACAGACTAAACAAAACCAATAAAATTATAGaaaaaataacttaaacaaaatatatacataaacaaaaaattgaGATTAAAAGACTTTCCATACTTCTGTTTGGGactataaaaggaaaaaaaataacaaagtgaTCCCATGTTTTGGCTGGTTTCCTAATGTGCTCTTCTCATCCTCTATAAAGTCTCTGTGATCTGTGTGGATTAAAAGCAGCCGACCACAGGTCAACCTCACCAATCTTGGTTAAAGTGACTGGGATCGAAGTGGTTCAGTTTAAGTGGAAAGCTCATGCAGTCTGGTGTTAAAACGGCTCTGAAAAACTTGAGGCAAAGGAGAGGCGAAGGCGTTCTGAAAACGATCTGAGGAGTCGGGGTGCTTTCAGACGTCCAGAACGCCAAGATGTCACCTTGTCTGCATCCTGACTTGTTAAAGCTTCTGCAGCCTGCATCTAGAAGGGTTGAAAGATCACAAGGAAAGGATATGTTTCTTTAAACAGACAATATATTTCAAGCGTTTATTTCTAGTAAGCATGTTGATTATGGCTTAAAGCTAGAAAAAACCCAACATTTAAGTTTCTCAGgcaattagaatattacataaatacaaataaaaaaaaaagattgttacCTTTTTAACTCTATATTTAATAGGGGTTCCAATAGCGTGAACTACTGCATAAATACATTGTGGCTCTCTTTGTGcatttcaaaatataaatatgattcAAGTCCATCCCAGGACAGACACTTCACTTGTAAATAAATGAGTTTTTTTCTCATAGATGTAAGAAGCTCAAAAAATTTATTCCTCaatgcctctcgcccatagactgctggagataggcaccagctcccccgcgacccactatggaataagcggtagaaaatgactgactgactttaatacattttcagtaaATTTAGTCAACTGAAACAGAAATGACTAAAAGTGGATAAATTGTAACAAAACTAAGTTACATTTTAGTCCAGCACTGATTCTGGTGAATGAATCCCAAATTctgaatgggctttgctttaCAACCCTCTCACAGCTACAGTTATCTTGAGGACCTTCTTTTACCACATATTTCCACACTTGAAGAGTTTTCCAGATGGACATTACCAACTGCATTTAGGTCACTTGTGATCAGATCAATAAACCTCCTGCCTAGATATACTATATGCACCCTGATGTACATTTTTACCTTGCAGATGGCTCAGTAGCTTTACACTACAGCACTGTCAGCACAGTCTGGACTCCACAGTCCACAAATGTCTGAAAATAAGGTATAGAATCAGAAAACAGGTAGGAAGAATAAAATTACTCCAAAAAGCATCCTCTAGTGGTATGTATGAATATTACAAACAAAAAGGGAAACCACCAGGCAGAAAAAAATCATAGAAAAACACGTTTAGGctaataattttgaaaatccatATGTATTAAACGAAAGTAAACAAATGTGTTGTTTCTTGTGAATTGAAATGAGCCAATTAATCACAATCACCTGATTGATGGGTCGAGTCCTTTGGTCTGGGGTCCAGGGAGCTGGGGTGTACTGCATGTTGAAGGGGAGAGAGGTCAGCCGTCAAGCAAAATGCAGCAAAACAACAAGCCTGCTTGttaattaaaaatgtgaagCTAAAGAAAACTAAAGTCAGTAATGTACAAGCAGGGACTAGTGTGGAGGAAGCAATGCAGGAtaactccatccatctgctGCGTTTCTGTGCTTACCTGATAGGGGTAGGGATTCTCTGTGTAGCTCGTCAGCATCTGTGGAACAATCCCCCCGCCGAAGCTGCTGTAGGAGTATGGCTGCTCCAAGAACCAGTGAGAACATGCTTAATAACAGTTCACTTGGTGAGGctgatgttttcaaaaataactATCTGACAACACAATGTTTTGAGAAGCAGCGACTTCCATGCTGAGGCTTTTAGCCATGGTTCTCAAGCCTAGCATCCTTTTACTTTGTCACTGGTCTTCTTGCCCAACCTGGGAAAAAGTTACCTGATTATAGGCGCTGCCTCCACTGAAGACAGGTGAGACCTGTGTAACCCCTCCTCCCACAGGTGAGCAGCACGCACAGTAGATATATTGGCTAGGATTCATCCAAGGAGAGGGTCCAACCAGACGGGATGGTATggatcctggaaaaaaaaaaaaaagattaaggaTATAAATAATTCGGCTTACATATGGCATTAATGAGCGAAATTAGAGCATTACTAAAGGAATGTTCTTTCTTAGGTCTAGAAGCAACAATTTCCTACTCCAcgaaagtacaaaaaaaaaaaaaaaaaaaaacaagaggagGACGAATCCCAGGAAGTTAATCTAAAGTAAAATAAGGAACATACGTGGACTCCGTTGCTTCATGATTGCAGGTCCCAGCTTGAGTTTCCGCCCTTTAAAACTGATCTGTTGCTATAACGGGTATAAAACATGCAGAAGAGATGAATCCTGGTTGTTTACATGCAAAGTTAATACACAGAGAGGCATCCACTCACCTCAATGATTGACTGAATGTCGACATCTTCATTAAAGTACACAAACCCGTAACTGGGAATGCAACAAAGTAGTTCACATAATTAGTGgcagaaaatatgaaacagcaaattaatgtaaaaaaataaaataaaaatcaatgcaCACTCAAAAGCTTTAAgacaaatgaacacattcatacAGCAAATCTTAATACGCTGAAAGACAAATACACAGATCGGGCATAATAGTATCACCTGCGTAACAGTGTGTTGGCCCCCCCCTTTCCTGCAGCCATAACAGCCCTGACCCTTCAAAGAGTGGACTAGAACCCTGAAGGTGTGCTATTGTAGCTGGCACCACGATGTTAGCAGGAGGTCCTTTAAATCCATGAAGTTGCATGCATTGGGTCCCCATGTAGATCCTGCAGATGCTCAACTAGATTGGGCTCTGGTGCACCTGAGACCAAGTCAAAACTTCAAACTCTTTGCTCTGCTCCTCAAACCATGCCTGaacaagttttgttttgtagcaGTGTGCACTATCATGCTGAAAGAGGCAATAGCACTTCCATGAAAGAGTGTACATGGTGAACACTGCTTAGAGAAAAGGTACGTGTCAAAGTAACACCCAACCCAGACATAGCAGGACCCAAGGTTCCCCACCAGAAGATTGCCCAAAGCATTGTGTTGCCTCTGCAGGCATGTTTTCTTCTCATAGGGCATCCTGCTGCCAAGTGTTTCCAGGAAGTAAATATACTACAGAcaattcttgattttttttttttgcttgcgTGTCTAGACTGGACTGCAGCCATACAGCCCCATACGCAACAAACTGCGATGCACTCAGTATTCTTACGtctttctatcagaaccagcatTATCTTTTTCCGTAACTTGAGCTAGAGCAGCTCATCTGTTGTACTTGAGCCAGCCTTCACACCCCACGTGCATCAATGAAACGTAGCCGAAAATGATCCGGTTGCTGATTCATTAGTTTCTTCCTTGGGCCGGATTTGATAGATACCGACCACTGCAGACTGGGGAACCCCAAATCCTTACACTGGCCCATTTCCTGTGCTTCTAAAACATCAACACTTAAGACAGAGTGTTCACTTGTTGTCTAATACAGCCAAACCACTAACAGGTGCCACGAAGAGATAATAAGTTGTATTCATTTAACCTGTCATTGGTCATTATATTACGCCTGATTGGTGTAAGTGCATATCTGACAGTTTTTCCATTGACTGGTTTGCAAAGAATAAACTAGGCTGTGTTGTGTTGCCACAGGGTGGCAAGTATAGGCTACTCTGCTTCtggtgtttgctttttttttagagGAAGTAGAATTTGTATTTCattaacaaaacattaaaccaGGGAACACAATTTAAATTACTTTGTACAGGTTAGTACTACTTAATACACGTAATACTGATTACTATTAAGCCTTCTTCAAGAACAAACTTGTAGGAACTTTATACTATGAGTATGAACACAACACACCTCTAACCAAAACTACTCACCCTTTGCAGACCCCTCCACGGTATGTGATAATTTTTACTTCCTTGACGTTGCCATATCTTGTAAAGAAATCCCGCATTTCATTTTCATCCACCTGagcgttaaaacaaaaaaacccaaaaagccCAACATTTGTTAACTGGCGTTCAATGATCAACTGAGACTGTATTATATTATGACTGGATTATGATTGGATTACAATTTCAACAGCTGTTCTGATTCGGTTTATATAATTTGGCTGTAGTTGAATGAACTGGATTGACTcgaatttaaatatatatatttgtatatgaaTTTAACCTGTTTGCCTTGAGGTGAAAtggtgcaatataaataaactgcatttaaattacttaaaaacCTGTCAGCTGTAAGTTTGGATGCTCTGATAGGagccattttttatttcattagttaaaaataaaagtaattaacATACAGATTCAACTTAatatgaaagtttttttttgttttttagaaagGCACCAACCATGTCTTTCCTGGCCAATAAGGATTTCTGGtattctttgaggtctgacctgccgattcagatttggactgaatgttttttgtttttatttccaagaACTATAACAGATAAAAGACAAAcaatgtgtcatttttttttttttttgatagaaGAATAAAGAGAATAGCCCTATTTCAGCATCACACCATACAAAACCATCACTAACCTGTACCTGGTTTTAATTAAACTTAGAAAAGCATGATCTCACCTTCATGTCGATCCCACCCACAAAGAGGGCGTTAGGGGTCAGTCTGCCCTCAGGCAGAATGTATCCATTGGACAACTTCAGTGAGGGTACGGTCTGGGTGGCGGTTCTGGGCTTGGGGAAATCCTTGCAGAACACAAACAAGTTACATTTGACATTCAACACACAACAAAATGGTCTTAGTGAAGTCTACTCTTctctttaaaaagtttggagtCGGACGTGTTCACATTATGAACTTGAACAGCAAGCATGGCTGCCACGTTATTCGCCTGAACAAAAATCGATTTTTCAAGAGAAAATGTGTAAATGCAAATTGAGTATTTTTTAAgctattaaaatttaaaacaaaccacTAAACCATTCAAATATGGAGTCTTGACCGGGAATTTAGCGCTCTAGTGTTCTGTTTAATAATCAATAAAACATCGATGAATGCTTCCATCATTGGAAAAACACTCCCGCTTTAGCTGACAAGGACGAGCTTAACAACTGAGCACGAACGGAACAAAGAAACGTcgacaaaaaaaaatctacattgATGATCTAACTCACTTTTCTGGGCGAGACTAATGTTAAATGTGGTGTGAATTCATCTTTAGTCAAGCTAACGTTTGCTAGTGAAAATATTAAACCGTTTTCAAATCAAGCTAGCTGCCGCTTGCTAGCATGACATCGTTAACACCATGAATCTCCAGCCAGCATAATcctttaaataacatttatagTTATTTAAGATGTGTACTGTCGTGTATACAGAAACGTACCAtgtctaaaacaataaaaaacaataatctgGATAGACTCTCCCGCCAACGACCTGTTGCGATCTGCCTCAACAGCGATTCCTCCAAGACAAAACCACACCCTAGGCTAACCACGTGACTCAACGTATTGAGCTCCTTCACGTCAACAAATAAGTTTaaatttcagtattttatttttagtaacCCGTTACAGACTGAATAAACAAATCAAGAGTCTATTGAAAATTTTAGCAACTTTGAATGGAAGTATTAAAATGTCAGAATAGGATctcttaatgttttattaatttatatttttaaattaattttcattaaaagctttttttagtAACAACTATTTATTGAAAGGTGTTCTAGGATATACATAAACTAATTTACAAGTGCGTCATTACTGCTTTGGAT
This genomic window contains:
- the dazl gene encoding deleted in azoospermia-like, which translates into the protein MDFPKPRTATQTVPSLKLSNGYILPEGRLTPNALFVGGIDMKVDENEMRDFFTRYGNVKEVKIITYRGGVCKGYGFVYFNEDVDIQSIIEQQISFKGRKLKLGPAIMKQRSPRSIPSRLVGPSPWMNPSQYIYCACCSPVGGGVTQVSPVFSGGSAYNQPYSYSSFGGGIVPQMLTSYTENPYPYQYTPAPWTPDQRTRPINQTFVDCGVQTVLTVL